The following proteins come from a genomic window of bacterium:
- a CDS encoding peptidoglycan DD-metalloendopeptidase family protein, with protein PAPVVENVPTVTPAPGTGANASPAPVVENVPTVTPAPGAGAKVSPPPAVETVPSAPSSPDSGFPIRDGGRVSSGFGFRKDPFTGGIAFHRGMDIAAAAGTAVYPVREGKVTFSGYRKGYGNVVIVDHGDGFVTKYGHNRANLVEAGARVGPDTVLAEVGATGRSTGPHLHFEVSYEGKNVRPETVLAGVVKGNG; from the coding sequence CCCCGCTCCGGTGGTGGAGAATGTTCCGACCGTAACGCCCGCACCCGGGACCGGCGCGAACGCTTCCCCCGCTCCGGTGGTGGAGAATGTTCCGACCGTAACGCCCGCACCCGGAGCCGGCGCGAAGGTTTCCCCTCCTCCGGCGGTGGAGACCGTCCCGTCCGCACCGTCCTCGCCGGATTCCGGGTTCCCCATCCGGGACGGGGGGAGGGTGAGCTCGGGCTTCGGGTTCCGGAAGGATCCTTTCACGGGCGGGATCGCGTTCCACCGCGGCATGGACATCGCGGCGGCGGCCGGGACGGCGGTCTACCCCGTCCGTGAGGGGAAAGTCACGTTCAGCGGCTACCGGAAGGGGTACGGCAACGTCGTCATCGTCGACCATGGAGACGGTTTCGTCACGAAATACGGGCACAACCGGGCCAACCTCGTCGAGGCGGGAGCCCGGGTCGGTCCCGACACGGTCTTGGCCGAGGTGGGGGCCACGGGACGCTCGACCGGTCCCCACCTCCACTTCGAGGTCTCGTACGAGGGGAAAAACGTTCGCCCGGAGACGGTTCTGGCCGGAGTCGTTAAAGGAAACGGCTAA
- the flgM gene encoding flagellar biosynthesis anti-sigma factor FlgM: MKINGHKPPDHSDIVRLQKAGEKNGSARPAGKPDSTDKVDLSVNAKELGDIMSAVNRLPEVRTEKVAGIRSRIESGKYDVNPVEIARKMVDEIV, encoded by the coding sequence ATGAAAATCAACGGCCACAAACCGCCGGACCATTCCGACATCGTCCGCTTGCAGAAGGCGGGGGAGAAGAACGGGTCCGCCCGGCCGGCGGGGAAGCCGGACTCCACGGACAAGGTCGACCTGTCCGTCAATGCGAAGGAGCTCGGTGACATCATGAGCGCGGTCAACAGGCTCCCCGAGGTCCGGACCGAAAAGGTGGCCGGGATCCGGAGCCGGATCGAATCCGGCAAGTACGACGTGAATCCCGTGGAAATCGCGCGGAAGATGGTCGACGAGATCGTATGA
- a CDS encoding flagellar protein FlgN has protein sequence MKSLGALKTILMEQEKCCKALVDLLQQERAYLIDFEVVGIEELTKGKDTLLLRLRLLEEERLRLTAALAAGSGGPPADITLRGLVDRTGDAELAGIRLKLVSLSQSIEDLNNFNRHLIDRSLGSIRCATGFFQTFGGPRPERSASGALVSRET, from the coding sequence ATGAAATCCCTGGGCGCCCTCAAGACCATCCTCATGGAGCAGGAGAAGTGCTGCAAGGCACTCGTCGACCTGCTCCAGCAGGAGAGGGCGTACCTGATCGACTTCGAGGTGGTCGGGATCGAGGAACTCACGAAGGGGAAGGACACCCTCCTCCTCCGGCTGCGCCTCCTCGAGGAGGAGCGGCTCCGCCTGACCGCGGCGCTCGCCGCGGGCTCCGGCGGCCCACCCGCCGACATCACGCTCCGGGGCCTCGTCGACCGCACGGGCGACGCCGAGCTCGCGGGGATCCGCCTCAAGCTCGTTTCGCTCTCCCAGAGCATCGAGGACCTGAACAACTTCAACCGGCACCTCATCGACCGTTCGCTCGGCAGCATCCGATGCGCTACCGGCTTCTTCCAGACGTTCGGGGGGCCCCGTCCCGAGCGATCCGCAAGCGGGGCGCTCGTATCGCGGGAGACGTGA
- the flgK gene encoding flagellar hook-associated protein FlgK — MALMNLLNIGKSAIFASQAAINVASHNIANVNTPGYTRQEAVLRIASPIVRVAGGYLGMGVTVSSIERRYDRFISGQLLGQEQNYGKSSVMDQVLGQVEQVFNDTAGAGLSDSINAFFNSWRTLSATPEDTAKRTVLISDANTLVDTMKQMERNLLGTINEMNGEIADVADRVNGIATDIARLNAQIVQIESGGGSANANDLRDARDGLVTELSGLAEISTLEDRNGSLTVILGMRNLVDREIVNPVTTTTGASGDVGLSLDGVDVTSRITNGRLGGLLASREAVESGPLADLRRLAAALTEEMNQLHRAGVGLDGTTGNDFFTPLSPPLTEADAISNLGVAVSDPRKIAAASAASALPGDNTNALRIAGLAEASVASLGNATFSGYYGGIVADVGTLARDASDLQKFDGNLRSELLNRRDSASGVSLDEEATNLIAFQRAYEAGAKIIQITDELLQTVLQI, encoded by the coding sequence ATGGCGCTCATGAACCTCCTGAACATCGGCAAATCGGCGATCTTCGCAAGCCAGGCCGCGATCAATGTCGCGTCCCACAACATCGCCAACGTCAACACCCCCGGCTATACCCGGCAGGAGGCGGTCCTCCGGATCGCAAGCCCCATCGTGCGGGTGGCGGGCGGCTACCTCGGCATGGGCGTCACCGTCTCTAGCATCGAGAGACGCTACGACCGGTTCATCTCGGGCCAGCTTCTCGGCCAGGAGCAGAACTACGGGAAGTCGTCGGTGATGGACCAGGTGCTCGGCCAGGTCGAGCAGGTCTTCAACGATACCGCCGGGGCGGGACTTTCCGATTCCATCAATGCCTTTTTCAACTCCTGGCGGACCCTTTCGGCGACCCCCGAGGATACGGCGAAGCGGACGGTCCTGATCTCGGATGCCAACACCCTCGTCGACACCATGAAACAGATGGAAAGGAACCTCCTCGGGACGATCAACGAGATGAACGGGGAGATCGCCGACGTGGCCGACCGGGTCAACGGCATCGCGACCGACATCGCCCGGCTCAACGCCCAGATCGTGCAGATCGAGTCCGGCGGCGGGAGTGCGAACGCGAACGACCTGCGGGACGCGCGGGACGGGCTGGTCACCGAGTTGTCCGGCCTCGCGGAGATCAGCACCCTGGAGGACCGGAACGGCTCCCTGACCGTCATCCTGGGGATGCGCAACCTCGTCGACCGCGAAATCGTCAACCCGGTGACGACGACCACCGGCGCGTCGGGAGACGTCGGGCTCTCCCTCGACGGCGTGGACGTGACGTCGCGGATCACCAACGGCCGCCTCGGCGGGCTCCTGGCCTCCCGGGAAGCGGTCGAGTCGGGTCCCCTCGCCGACCTGCGGCGCCTCGCCGCCGCCCTTACGGAAGAGATGAACCAGCTCCACCGCGCGGGCGTCGGGCTCGACGGCACGACGGGCAACGACTTCTTCACGCCGCTGTCGCCGCCCCTGACCGAAGCCGATGCCATATCGAACCTCGGCGTCGCGGTGTCCGATCCCCGGAAGATCGCCGCCGCGTCCGCCGCGTCCGCCCTGCCCGGGGACAACACGAACGCGCTCCGGATCGCCGGGCTCGCCGAGGCTTCCGTGGCCTCCCTCGGGAACGCGACGTTCTCCGGGTATTACGGCGGGATCGTCGCGGACGTCGGGACGCTCGCGAGGGACGCCTCCGACCTGCAGAAGTTCGATGGGAACCTCCGGTCGGAGCTTCTCAACCGGCGCGACTCCGCCTCGGGCGTATCGCTCGACGAGGAGGCGACGAACCTCATCGCCTTCCAGCGGGCGTACGAAGCGGGCGCGAAGATCATCCAGATCACGGACGAACTCCTCCAGACGGTATTGCAGATATGA
- the flgL gene encoding flagellar hook-associated protein FlgL: protein MRVSSSQVYRQVTDSLMRNLAEIIRLNTQASSGKKINKPSDDAAGTARALAYKVAIDAGEQYAKNIGDASNAIGFAENTLGSVSSALVRAKELAVLAANGTQSAGSRAAISKEVGQLRDQLLALSNSRFGNGYVFSGFKTDVAAFDASFVYQGDAGTINVMVDRSVMIPRNVTGSEAFGYAPAAEAVVQLDAGRRAHYIPGAGTTVTVEIRAADDTTVLDSFQFDNAMQLTDLLSQALASNDTTRIAALMKPLDDAMGHVSDVRADLGARLNRLDDQGVRLEDTKLATQTALSGVEDADIVSTVSDIAKANTALQALQASSAKLLSQSLLDFLR from the coding sequence ATGAGAGTTTCCTCGTCCCAGGTGTATCGCCAGGTCACCGATTCCCTGATGCGGAACCTCGCCGAGATCATTCGTCTCAACACGCAGGCGTCCTCCGGCAAAAAGATCAACAAGCCTTCGGACGATGCGGCGGGGACCGCGCGCGCGCTGGCCTACAAGGTCGCGATCGACGCCGGCGAGCAGTACGCGAAAAACATCGGCGACGCCTCCAACGCGATCGGGTTCGCCGAAAACACCCTCGGCTCCGTCTCCTCCGCCCTGGTCCGGGCGAAGGAACTCGCGGTCCTGGCCGCCAACGGGACCCAGAGCGCCGGGTCGCGTGCCGCGATCTCCAAGGAGGTCGGCCAGCTCCGGGACCAGCTCCTCGCACTCTCCAACAGCCGCTTCGGGAACGGGTACGTCTTCTCGGGCTTCAAGACGGACGTCGCCGCGTTCGACGCCTCGTTCGTCTACCAGGGAGACGCGGGGACGATCAACGTGATGGTGGACCGGAGCGTGATGATCCCGCGCAACGTCACGGGCTCCGAGGCGTTCGGGTATGCGCCGGCGGCGGAGGCGGTCGTCCAGCTCGACGCCGGTCGTCGCGCCCACTATATTCCCGGGGCCGGGACGACCGTCACCGTCGAGATCCGCGCGGCCGACGACACGACCGTCCTCGACAGCTTCCAGTTCGACAACGCGATGCAGCTCACGGATCTCCTGTCGCAGGCGCTCGCAAGCAACGACACGACGAGGATCGCCGCCCTGATGAAGCCGCTCGACGACGCGATGGGACACGTAAGCGACGTCCGGGCCGACCTCGGCGCCAGGCTCAACCGGCTGGACGACCAGGGGGTGCGGCTCGAGGACACGAAGCTCGCGACACAGACCGCGCTGTCCGGCGTCGAGGATGCCGACATCGTCTCGACCGTGAGCGACATCGCGAAAGCCAACACCGCGCTCCAGGCGCTCCAGGCGTCCTCCGCGAAGCTCCTGTCGCAATCCCTGCTCGATTTCCTCCGGTAG
- the csrA gene encoding carbon storage regulator CsrA, whose amino-acid sequence MLVLTRKSEEAVKIGDEITVTVLEVRGNQVRIGISAPPGVRIYRGEIYEKIKSENIVSSGLSADDFASIKEKVR is encoded by the coding sequence ATGCTGGTTCTGACACGGAAGTCGGAAGAGGCGGTGAAGATCGGCGACGAGATCACGGTGACGGTGCTTGAGGTCCGGGGGAACCAGGTACGCATCGGCATCAGCGCACCTCCCGGGGTCAGGATCTACCGGGGGGAGATCTACGAGAAGATCAAGTCGGAGAACATCGTGTCGTCCGGCCTCTCGGCCGACGATTTCGCGAGCATCAAGGAGAAGGTTCGCTGA
- the fliW gene encoding flagellar assembly protein FliW: protein MVAFGTSRFGPVEVSEDRVIHFPVGLLGFPHIHRYVLIDYKDTPLRWLQAVDDPDVAFIVADPKSIAGDRTVTLGGDVVQFLRIEHEDDLAVLLILRVEGGKVIANLNGPLAINSSRMLGVQAVHDGA from the coding sequence ATGGTCGCTTTCGGCACAAGCCGTTTCGGACCGGTCGAGGTGAGCGAAGACCGGGTCATCCATTTCCCGGTCGGGCTCCTCGGGTTTCCCCACATCCACCGGTATGTCCTGATCGACTACAAGGACACCCCGTTGCGGTGGCTCCAGGCCGTCGACGATCCGGATGTCGCGTTCATCGTGGCGGACCCGAAGTCGATCGCCGGCGACCGGACCGTCACGCTGGGCGGCGACGTCGTGCAATTCCTCCGGATCGAGCACGAGGACGACCTGGCGGTCCTCCTCATCCTGCGGGTGGAGGGCGGCAAGGTCATCGCCAACCTCAACGGTCCCCTCGCGATCAATTCCAGCCGGATGCTCGGAGTGCAGGCCGTCCACGACGGGGCATGA
- a CDS encoding flagellar hook-length control protein FliK, producing the protein MKIDAVAQVENSLTFLSPSGEGMRFAVGDVVQADVLSNLSDGNVSIRITTESGKGGVVTARSEVPLAEGESVLLKVVGGEREVALKFLGVIRDGAAPGGDPVGLPGMYRELASELAASRMSAMDTRQAQELILLLPEAVKEAVPGFEAIGRSPAMEKLDGAVLRETVEGSGILLETKLKLAAKDPVPGADRKEALLRLGEVLRDRDVAGAVGTAGESPGKAGVRADGLLSTIESFQLASAAQGGVYVPLSLQWDELADGEMLFRKRARGKGESYTCEINLDLRPLGKMSASVTMYDGAFFVSLSPLSEATRSLMASRSAEVERRFREAGLALKAVSITRKNRVDFGVPARDGVDVEA; encoded by the coding sequence ATGAAGATCGACGCGGTCGCGCAGGTCGAAAACTCGCTGACCTTCCTGTCGCCCTCGGGCGAGGGGATGCGCTTCGCGGTCGGCGACGTGGTCCAGGCCGACGTCCTGTCGAACCTCTCCGACGGGAACGTATCGATCCGCATCACCACGGAATCGGGAAAGGGCGGGGTCGTCACGGCCCGGTCGGAAGTCCCGCTGGCCGAGGGGGAGAGCGTTCTCCTCAAGGTGGTGGGCGGAGAGCGCGAGGTCGCACTCAAGTTCCTGGGGGTGATCCGCGACGGGGCCGCGCCGGGAGGCGATCCCGTCGGCCTCCCCGGGATGTACCGGGAGCTTGCGTCGGAGCTTGCGGCATCCCGCATGTCCGCCATGGATACGCGCCAGGCGCAGGAGTTGATTCTCCTCCTTCCGGAAGCCGTGAAGGAGGCCGTGCCGGGGTTCGAGGCGATCGGGCGATCTCCGGCCATGGAGAAGCTGGACGGGGCGGTCCTCCGGGAGACCGTCGAGGGATCCGGCATCCTCCTCGAAACGAAACTCAAGCTTGCCGCGAAGGATCCCGTTCCGGGGGCGGACCGGAAGGAGGCGCTCCTTCGCCTGGGCGAGGTGCTGCGGGACCGGGACGTGGCCGGAGCGGTCGGCACGGCCGGGGAGAGCCCCGGAAAAGCGGGCGTGCGGGCCGACGGGCTCCTGTCCACCATCGAGTCGTTCCAGCTCGCCTCCGCGGCCCAGGGGGGCGTCTACGTTCCTCTTTCCCTCCAATGGGACGAGCTCGCCGACGGAGAGATGCTCTTCCGGAAGAGGGCGCGGGGGAAGGGCGAGTCCTACACGTGCGAAATCAACCTCGACCTGCGTCCCCTCGGGAAGATGTCCGCTTCCGTCACGATGTACGACGGCGCTTTTTTCGTTTCCCTGTCGCCGCTGAGCGAGGCCACGCGTTCCCTGATGGCTTCCCGCTCCGCGGAGGTCGAACGGCGGTTCCGGGAGGCGGGGCTGGCGCTGAAGGCGGTCAGCATCACCCGGAAGAACCGCGTGGATTTCGGAGTCCCCGCGCGGGACGGCGTGGACGTGGAGGCGTGA
- a CDS encoding EscU/YscU/HrcU family type III secretion system export apparatus switch protein, producing MAKGNRQAAALRYARGMDSAPRLMAKGKGAVADRILEIARRNGIPIREDRELVQVLASLDLYQEIPPELYKAVAEILVFLYSLNRGAIPAPPNEADRSR from the coding sequence ATGGCAAAGGGGAACCGGCAGGCCGCGGCGCTCCGGTACGCCCGGGGGATGGATTCCGCCCCCCGCCTGATGGCCAAGGGGAAAGGGGCGGTCGCGGACCGGATCCTCGAGATCGCCCGGCGAAACGGGATCCCGATCCGGGAGGACCGGGAGCTCGTCCAGGTCCTCGCTTCGCTCGACCTCTACCAGGAGATCCCGCCCGAGCTGTACAAAGCCGTTGCCGAGATCCTGGTGTTTCTCTATTCCCTCAACCGGGGGGCGATCCCGGCGCCGCCGAACGAAGCGGACCGGAGCCGCTGA
- a CDS encoding HD-GYP domain-containing protein, which yields MAAKYQVYAYGSRKAFPAESLSIGTRLPFDVYVNEENVFRKLYVAGQLIGPEERAVLRRTGAAEAYVDAKDTTGLDLYLQRTSCETPANPEDPEACQEYFEHKRRYYQVDRTFLLPGSRVEFGIYLQCDLRLTPLVEAMEGEPGIIPNGISAAAGDVVIRNEDIPLYHRYLDTLLDGGAEVVPVPAEREKIRAVVIKEKSKAIIRDLIEDPRSGENIKKAVGLATQLTDSIMSSREIIHELISLNSYDLYTYTHSVNVAVLSVAIGVTHGMGRDDAGSLGVGALLHDIGKGGIPTEILNKPGKLSAPEFEIVKGHVVEGAKILQMHEAIPRTATEVVLQHHERLSGRGYPYGLSGSALNLFGRIAAIADCYDAMTTRRPYQRAYTPYEALFQITKEVDNYDRNVLETFIRMLGKVGVPEKPRAEAVSRPQG from the coding sequence ATGGCAGCCAAGTACCAGGTGTACGCGTACGGCTCCCGCAAGGCGTTCCCGGCCGAGAGCCTCTCCATCGGCACGCGCCTGCCGTTCGATGTCTACGTCAACGAAGAAAACGTCTTCCGCAAGCTGTATGTCGCGGGGCAGCTCATCGGCCCCGAAGAGAGGGCCGTACTCCGCCGGACGGGCGCCGCCGAGGCGTATGTCGACGCCAAGGATACGACCGGGCTCGATCTTTATCTCCAGCGGACGTCCTGTGAAACGCCGGCGAATCCCGAAGATCCGGAAGCGTGCCAAGAGTACTTCGAGCACAAGAGACGGTATTACCAGGTGGACCGGACGTTTCTCCTCCCCGGTTCCCGCGTCGAGTTCGGGATCTACCTCCAGTGCGACCTGCGGCTGACCCCCCTCGTGGAGGCCATGGAGGGGGAACCCGGCATCATTCCCAATGGCATCTCCGCCGCGGCAGGCGACGTCGTCATACGGAACGAGGACATACCGCTCTACCATCGGTACCTGGATACCCTTCTCGACGGGGGGGCGGAAGTCGTCCCCGTCCCGGCGGAGCGGGAGAAGATCCGCGCCGTAGTCATCAAGGAAAAATCGAAAGCCATCATCCGGGACCTGATCGAGGACCCCCGGAGCGGGGAGAACATCAAGAAGGCGGTGGGGCTCGCCACGCAGCTCACCGACTCCATCATGAGCAGCCGGGAGATCATCCATGAACTCATCTCCCTGAACAGCTACGACCTGTACACCTACACCCACTCGGTGAACGTCGCCGTCCTGTCCGTCGCGATCGGGGTCACGCACGGCATGGGGCGGGACGACGCCGGGAGCCTCGGTGTCGGCGCCCTTCTACACGACATCGGAAAGGGAGGGATCCCCACGGAAATATTGAATAAACCCGGGAAGCTCAGCGCCCCGGAGTTCGAGATCGTGAAGGGGCACGTCGTGGAGGGGGCGAAAATACTGCAGATGCACGAGGCGATCCCGCGGACCGCCACCGAGGTCGTCCTGCAGCACCACGAACGGCTTTCCGGCCGCGGATACCCGTACGGGCTGTCCGGGAGCGCCCTCAACCTGTTCGGACGGATCGCCGCGATCGCCGACTGCTACGACGCGATGACGACCCGCCGCCCGTACCAGCGGGCCTACACCCCGTACGAGGCCCTCTTCCAGATCACGAAGGAAGTCGATAACTACGACCGGAACGTACTCGAGACCTTCATCCGGATGCTCGGTAAGGTCGGGGTACCGGAAAAACCCCGCGCCGAGGCGGTTTCCCGTCCGCAGGGCTAA
- a CDS encoding flagellin, with the protein MALVINTNIASMSAQRNLVINSNQLATSVQRLSSGLRINSAKDDAAGLAVSEKIRAQVRSIAVAIRNSQDGISLAQTNEGGLQEIGNILGRMRELSEQSANGTLGTSERNSLDAEYQQLRTEINRISSTTEFNGTKLLDGTQSASGITLQVGFQNTSNDRITFFSGIGATTADTLSLTANISNVANAQSNLDMTQSAIATVASSRGTLGAVMSRLESTIANLRVTSENLTAADSAIRDADFAYESSQFTRNQILVQAANAMVAQANVLPQAALQLLK; encoded by the coding sequence ATGGCTCTTGTCATCAACACGAACATCGCCTCAATGAGTGCCCAGAGAAACCTGGTTATCAACAGCAATCAACTCGCCACCTCGGTCCAGCGGCTTTCGTCCGGTCTCCGCATCAACAGCGCGAAGGACGACGCCGCCGGCCTGGCCGTTTCCGAAAAGATCCGGGCGCAGGTCCGCAGCATCGCCGTCGCGATCCGGAACTCCCAGGACGGCATCTCCCTCGCCCAGACGAACGAAGGCGGCCTCCAGGAGATCGGGAACATCCTCGGCCGTATGCGGGAGCTTTCGGAGCAGTCCGCCAACGGCACCCTCGGTACCTCCGAGCGGAACTCGCTCGACGCGGAGTACCAGCAGCTGAGAACCGAAATCAACCGGATCTCGAGCACCACCGAATTCAACGGAACCAAGCTTCTGGACGGCACCCAGAGCGCGAGCGGAATCACCCTGCAGGTCGGGTTCCAGAACACCTCCAATGACCGGATCACGTTCTTCAGCGGGATCGGTGCGACCACCGCGGACACCCTCAGTCTGACGGCGAACATCAGCAACGTCGCGAATGCCCAGTCGAACCTCGATATGACCCAGAGCGCCATCGCCACGGTCGCTTCCAGCCGCGGCACCCTCGGCGCCGTCATGAGCCGGCTCGAGTCGACGATCGCGAACCTGCGGGTCACCTCCGAGAACCTCACCGCCGCGGATTCGGCGATCCGGGACGCGGACTTCGCATACGAGTCGTCCCAGTTCACGAGGAACCAGATCCTCGTCCAGGCGGCGAACGCGATGGTCGCTCAGGCCAACGTGCTGCCGCAGGCGGCTCTCCAACTGCTGAAGTAG
- a CDS encoding flagellar protein FlaG: MGANDNMVLPIPPVAVTGPSANAAAGKPAPPSPPARNEAGSRPPDNAEVQRIVREALNVEPLPNRELRIEFEDDLHRIVVKVLDKESGEVIRQIPMPEELAIAKNIRAQLSRMVREQRAFAVDQEV, translated from the coding sequence ATGGGCGCAAACGATAACATGGTCCTTCCGATCCCCCCCGTGGCGGTTACGGGGCCGTCGGCGAATGCCGCGGCGGGCAAGCCCGCTCCCCCTTCGCCCCCCGCCAGGAATGAAGCCGGTTCCCGACCTCCCGACAATGCCGAAGTCCAGAGGATCGTTCGTGAAGCGCTGAACGTCGAACCCCTTCCGAACCGGGAGCTCCGCATCGAGTTCGAAGACGACCTCCACCGGATCGTAGTCAAGGTCCTGGACAAGGAGAGCGGCGAAGTGATCCGGCAGATCCCGATGCCCGAGGAGCTCGCGATCGCGAAGAACATCCGGGCGCAACTCAGCAGGATGGTCCGCGAACAGCGCGCGTTCGCCGTGGACCAGGAGGTTTAA
- the fliD gene encoding flagellar filament capping protein FliD, with the protein MAAFSVGGLMSGIDYNSMIDQIMTLERKPITLMQGRQADYNKKISVYGDLSSKLAALKTAAEGLKTATSFYARTASSSDTTVFSATAASSAAAGNYSIVVTALAQAHRVASSTVAAESSTVSVASGNFSFHVGAAGATTTVAVDTTTTLANLRDAINAQDGDAEATIINDGTGYRLVLTSKTSGVSNPITVTENVTSLGLPTGPVAGGTELQAAQDAAFSIDTLPMTRSTNTFADAIGGVTITLTKEGSGTLSVTNDTSAIREKIEGFVTAYNDIVSLVSTNAVYDTKTKKGGPLTGESTARDVVSRLQEILGTRVAGLPDGLRVLSQIGIKTGTDGKLSIDSAVLSDKIATDLAGVSDLFNATGGVADTVWEYVDQATDAISGSLAYRTKGLGTIVSKIDSDISRVEARLAKEETALRARFAKLEALLGTLTSQSSFLTSLALPSSK; encoded by the coding sequence GTGGCGGCATTCTCTGTTGGCGGACTGATGTCGGGGATCGACTACAACTCCATGATCGACCAGATCATGACGCTGGAGCGGAAGCCGATCACCCTGATGCAGGGTCGGCAGGCGGATTACAACAAGAAGATCAGCGTGTACGGAGACCTCTCCTCGAAGCTGGCCGCTCTGAAGACCGCCGCGGAGGGGTTGAAAACCGCCACGAGCTTCTATGCCAGGACGGCGTCGTCGAGCGACACGACCGTCTTCAGCGCGACGGCGGCGAGTTCCGCCGCCGCGGGAAACTATTCCATCGTTGTGACCGCGCTTGCGCAGGCCCACCGGGTCGCCTCGTCGACGGTGGCGGCCGAATCGAGCACGGTAAGCGTCGCGAGCGGCAACTTCAGCTTCCATGTCGGCGCCGCCGGCGCCACGACGACGGTAGCCGTCGACACGACGACGACGCTCGCGAACCTGAGGGACGCCATCAATGCACAGGATGGGGACGCGGAGGCCACCATCATCAACGACGGGACAGGGTACCGCCTCGTCCTGACGAGCAAGACCTCCGGCGTAAGCAACCCGATCACCGTAACCGAAAACGTCACCTCCCTCGGCCTGCCGACCGGTCCTGTCGCGGGCGGGACGGAACTCCAGGCTGCCCAGGACGCCGCGTTCAGCATCGACACGTTGCCGATGACCCGGAGCACGAACACGTTTGCCGACGCGATCGGGGGCGTTACGATCACCTTGACGAAGGAGGGTTCGGGCACCCTCTCCGTGACGAACGACACGTCCGCCATCCGGGAGAAAATCGAAGGGTTCGTCACCGCCTATAACGATATCGTATCCCTCGTCTCCACCAACGCCGTTTACGACACGAAGACGAAAAAAGGCGGACCCCTGACGGGCGAGTCAACGGCGCGGGACGTTGTCAGTCGGCTGCAGGAGATCCTCGGGACTCGTGTCGCGGGGCTTCCGGATGGGTTGCGGGTGCTCTCGCAGATCGGCATCAAGACCGGCACGGACGGGAAACTCTCCATCGACAGCGCCGTGCTCAGCGACAAGATCGCGACGGACCTGGCCGGGGTGTCGGACCTGTTCAACGCCACGGGCGGGGTGGCGGACACGGTGTGGGAATACGTGGACCAGGCAACGGATGCGATCTCGGGATCCCTCGCCTACAGGACGAAGGGCCTCGGCACGATCGTTTCAAAGATCGACAGCGACATCTCGAGGGTCGAGGCCAGGCTGGCCAAGGAAGAGACGGCGCTGAGGGCGCGGTTCGCGAAGCTCGAGGCGCTGCTCGGAACGCTTACGTCCCAGAGTTCGTTCCTGACCAGCCTCGCCCTGCCCTCAAGCAAGTGA